The Chitinophaga pinensis DSM 2588 region GGGCTGCTGCAATTGCAGGCATCGCTCATATAATAACTGATAGAAAAATCCTCCGGGAGAATGCGCGATCTTCCTGTAGGTGCGTTCCTGCCATACTTCTATAAATAACTGCTGCACGACCTCTTTTCCGCGTTCTACATTTCCCAACATCTGGCAGGCTTTGAGACAGAGGGGCTTGTAGTATCTCATAAAGAAGTATTGATAAGCCTCAAGTCTGTTATCCTTCTTAAGCGCGGATAACATGGTGATGTCCTCGCTGGTTTGCATACGAATGGTAATTGGTTGTAGTGTGTACCGGTTTCGGCTGGTAATTTCGCCTAAAAGAACAAGAATTTAGTTAATAGGCTGTTAATGGAGCAAAAAGGGCCAGCTGAAACAGACAAATCAATATTTCCGACTTTCCCTTAAATTGCACCTTTCTAAAAGTTTAATTTACTGGAACATGCAAGTTTGGAAAGATTATCAGGTACAGAATAAAGATCGTTTCCTGGAAGAACTGCTGGAACTGCTGCGCATTCCCTCTGTTAGTGCGGATTCCCGCTTTAACCCGGATGTAAAAAACTGCGCTGAAGCTGTAAAACTGCGTTTGCAGGAAGCAGGTGCTGAAAAAGTGGAAGTGTGCCCTACCGCTGGCCATCCTATCGTATACGGTGAAAAAATCATCGATCCGAAACTGCCTACGGTACTGGTATATGGTCACTATGACGTACAACCGGCCGATCCGCTGGAACTGTGGGACAGTGGTCCGTTTGAGCCTGTGATCAAAGACGAAAAGATCTATGCACGTGGCAGCGCTGACGATAAAGGTCAGTTCTACATGCATGTCAAAGCGTTCGAAACCATGTCCAAAACCAACACTCTGCCCTGCAACATCAAATTTATGATTGAAGGGGAAGAGGAAGTAGGTTCTGCCAACCTGGGTATTTTCATCAAAGAGAATAAAGAAAGACTGAAAGCGGACGTAGTACTGATCTCCGATACTGCTATGATCAGCCTCGAAAACCCATCCCTGGATACTGGCTTACGCGGTCTGTCCTATATGGAAGTAGCCGTGACCGGTCCAAACCGTGACCTGCACAGCGGCGTGTATGGGGGTGCTGTAGCTAACCCGGCTACCATCCTGTGCAAAATGATCGCTTCCATGCACGACGAAAACAACCACATCACCATTCCCGGCTTCTATGATAAAGTACAGGATCTCAGCCAGGCAGAACGCGACGCACTGAATGCAGCTCCCTTCGATGAAGCGGAATATAAAGCCGACCTGGGGGTAGACGAACTCTGGGGGGAAAAAGGTTATTCTACCATCGAGCGTACCGGTATCCGTCCTACCCTGGAGGTAAACGGTATCTGGGGTGGATATACCGGCGAAGGTTCTAAAACCGTGCTGCCATCCAAAGCATTCGCTAAGATCTCTATGCGCCTCGTGCCTAACCAGGACTGGGTCGAGATCTCCCAGTTGTTCCAGGCACACTTCGAAAAGATCGCGCCTAAGAGCGTAAAAGTAAAGGTAACAACCCACCACGGTGGCAGCCCTTACGTAACGCCGACAGATCATATCGCTTTCAAAGCCGCCAACGAAGCCATCCAGGCTACCTTTGGTAAAGCGCCTATCCCGATGCGTGGCGGTGGAAGTATTCCGATCGTAGCGCTGTTCGAAAAAGAACTGGGCCTCAAAACTATCCTCATGGGCTTCGGTCTGGATAGTGATAACCTGCACTCGCCAAATGAAAAATACGGTCTGGCTAATTTCTATAAGGGTATCGAAACCATCCCTTATTTCCACAAATACTTTGCGGAACTGAGCAAATAGCCTTATCGTACTATTTTAATAAATTTGAAGGCCGGCGTGTGACATACATGCCGGCCTTATATATTATAGTCAATAAGATGAAAGAAGTAGAAAAAGTAAGGCTCGATAAATATCTCTGGTCCATCAGGATCTTCAAATCCCGTTCCCTGGCCTCTGCCGGTTGTGAAGCTGGTAGGGTGAAAATGAACGGTGTGACAGTCAAAGCGGCCAGAAACGTGGCCCTAAACGATGTATATGAGATCCGGACAGAAGGCCGTAAATGGGTGATCCAGGTGACCGCCCTGCTGGCCAACCGTGTACAGTACACAGAAGCAATTAAGTTCTATAACGATATCACCCCCGAGGAAGATAAAGCACAGGAACGTCAGGCTTCCGTATTCCAGACCGGTAAACGCCCCAGCAAGATCGGTCGTCCGACTAAGAAGGAACGCCGGGAACTGGACGATTTCATGGGTGGCGAGGAAGATCTCTAAAAATATCCGTTTTTCAGTAGTAAATTCGCATGCTTTTCTGGCGGCCTTTGCAAAAAATCAGCCGCCTGCATGTAAATTTTGTAAATCATTATCCATAGATGTCTAAGCAAAGCGATCTTCTCCCTGCCGAATACCTCGTAAAATTGGCTGAGGAATTTGGAACTCCGGTATATATTTATCATGCTGAAAAAATAAAGATCCAGTACGAAAAGCTGCAAACGGCTTTCCAGAAGACGGATGCTCGCTTTTTCTATGCCTGTAAAGCGCTTACCAATATCAATATCCTGAAGTATATCAACTCCCTGGGCTGTGGACTCGACACCGTATCCATCCAGGAAGTACATCTGGGTCTGAAAGCCGGTTTCGCTCCTAACAATATCATCTTCACCCCCAACTGCGTGGACCTGGATGAGATCATTGCTGCGAAAGAACTGGGTGTTAATATCAATATCGATAATATTTCCATCCTGGAACAGTTCGGTAACCGCTTCGGCGATTCTTACCCGATCTGTATCCGCCTGAACCCGCATATCATGGCAGGTGGAAACTATAAAATATCTACCGGTCACGTTGACAGCAAGTTCGGTATCTCTATTCACCAGCTACGTCACATCGAACGTATCGTAAAAAGTACCAAACTGAAAGTAACCGGTCTGCACATGCACACAGGTTCCGAGATCAAAGACGTAGACGTATTCCTGCGTGGGGTAGAAATCATGTTCGAACAGGCCGTACACTTCCCTGACCTGGAATTCATCGATCTGGGCAGCGGTTTCAAAGTAGCTTACCAGGCCGGCGATCCGGA contains the following coding sequences:
- a CDS encoding dipeptidase; this translates as MQVWKDYQVQNKDRFLEELLELLRIPSVSADSRFNPDVKNCAEAVKLRLQEAGAEKVEVCPTAGHPIVYGEKIIDPKLPTVLVYGHYDVQPADPLELWDSGPFEPVIKDEKIYARGSADDKGQFYMHVKAFETMSKTNTLPCNIKFMIEGEEEVGSANLGIFIKENKERLKADVVLISDTAMISLENPSLDTGLRGLSYMEVAVTGPNRDLHSGVYGGAVANPATILCKMIASMHDENNHITIPGFYDKVQDLSQAERDALNAAPFDEAEYKADLGVDELWGEKGYSTIERTGIRPTLEVNGIWGGYTGEGSKTVLPSKAFAKISMRLVPNQDWVEISQLFQAHFEKIAPKSVKVKVTTHHGGSPYVTPTDHIAFKAANEAIQATFGKAPIPMRGGGSIPIVALFEKELGLKTILMGFGLDSDNLHSPNEKYGLANFYKGIETIPYFHKYFAELSK
- a CDS encoding RNA-binding S4 domain-containing protein — translated: MKEVEKVRLDKYLWSIRIFKSRSLASAGCEAGRVKMNGVTVKAARNVALNDVYEIRTEGRKWVIQVTALLANRVQYTEAIKFYNDITPEEDKAQERQASVFQTGKRPSKIGRPTKKERRELDDFMGGEEDL
- the lysA gene encoding diaminopimelate decarboxylase — translated: MSKQSDLLPAEYLVKLAEEFGTPVYIYHAEKIKIQYEKLQTAFQKTDARFFYACKALTNINILKYINSLGCGLDTVSIQEVHLGLKAGFAPNNIIFTPNCVDLDEIIAAKELGVNINIDNISILEQFGNRFGDSYPICIRLNPHIMAGGNYKISTGHVDSKFGISIHQLRHIERIVKSTKLKVTGLHMHTGSEIKDVDVFLRGVEIMFEQAVHFPDLEFIDLGSGFKVAYQAGDPETDINLLGRKLSEAFNKFAATYKRPLQVWFEPGKFLVSQSGYFVVKANVIKQTTATVFVGVNSGFNHLIRPMFYDAFHLIKNISNPKGTERIYTIVGNICETDTFGWDRKLNEVKEGDFLVFYNAGAYGFEMSSNFNSRLKPAEVLVKDGKAQLIRKRDTLEDLLRNQIEL